A genomic region of Rhea pennata isolate bPtePen1 chromosome 14, bPtePen1.pri, whole genome shotgun sequence contains the following coding sequences:
- the FAM13B gene encoding protein FAM13B isoform X2 encodes MRKSSSPSLSNCNSVLANKIFGIPLDELQQEGQPDNEVPFIVRHVVDYIEEHGGLEQEGLFQVNGNAETVEWLRQRYDNGEDVDLVKEADVPSAISLLRFFLQELPEPVIPGSLHIHLMQLSQDYNNEDEFGRKLRFLLQQLPPVNYSLLKFLCKFLANVASHHEEIWSASSLAAVFGPDVFHIYTDVEDLKEQEIVSRIMAGLLENYYEFFENEEEDFSSTNDLSSITEQMNDLLEEEEDVKLEQSEELPEDGTEKPVERPAVVHLDMTGSVSDSKSVTASTSAHISPISILPASADILERTIRAAVEQHLFDLQSSLDHDLKHIQQHRLGCNNEAKNPNGDEEGSNNENDVIEDNDIGSNKNTGDCSEILVSTNLDSEAMKHDTVTEEEESLQVPALPFAQTADLLLKPCGKDAEVDGENNSERQKSILLGGNDKITSEVFLDSTSKTCDLNANTDSGVSGDGNITVSEEAVGVQVPRLDLKNVSDGDKWEDPFPAFKSWQEDSESGEAQLSPQAGRMTNHPLEEDCHPVLSHRSLDFGQSQRFLHDPETLDPSSKALSFVRTRRASFSSKDDKREDKTPYQLVKKLQRKIKQFEEQFEKEKNSKPSYSDIAANPKVLKWMTDLTKLRKQIKDAKQKSSDGEFIPQTRPRSNTLPKSFGSSLDQEDEENEDEMRVVQKEKKPSKEATVELILKRLKEKRVERCLPEDIKKMTKDHLVEEKTSLQKSLLYYESQHGRPVTREERHIVKPLYDRYRLVKQMLTRASITPILGSPSTKRRGQVLQPIIEGETAHFFEEIKEEEEESDGLSADLNDILKTAVQTQSVLSPVENSESDVEDGQEKLTRDLRLSSTRAASMPELLEQLWKARAEKKKLRKTLREFEEEFYQQNGRNVQKEDRIPMLDEYREYKKIKAKLRLLEVLISKQDSSKSI; translated from the exons CTATTAGCCTTCTTAGATTTTTCCTTCAAGAACTTCCAGAGCCAGTTATCCCAGGCAGCTTGCACATACATTTGATGCAACTTTCGCAAG ATTATAATAATGAAGATGAATTTGGAAGAAAGTTGAGGTTCCTCTTGCAGCAGCTTCCACCTGTTAATTACAGTTTGCTAAAGTTTCTGTGTAAATTCTTAGCCAATGTAGCATCGCATCATGAAGAAATTTGGTCAGCAAGTTCCTTGGCTGCAGTCTTTGGTCCAGATGTCTTTCA CATTTACACAGATGTGGAGGATctgaaagaacaagaaatagtTAGCAGAATAATGGCGGGACTTCTGGAGAACTACTATgaattctttgaaaatgaagaggaagattTTTCATCTACTAATGATTTAAGCTCAATAACTGAGCAg ATGAATGATCTcttggaagaggaggaagatgtaAAGCTTGAGCAGTCTGAAGAACTTCCAGAAGATGGCACAGAGAAACCTGTTGAAAGGCCAGCTGTAGTACATCTAGATATGACAGGGAGTGTCTCAGATTCCAAGAGTGTTACAGCATCAACAAG TGCTCATATCTCTCCCATAAGTATTTTGCCAGCCTCTGCAGA catTTTAGAAAGAACAATTAGAGCAGCTGTGGAACAGCACCTTTTtgatctgcagagcagcttAGATCACGATCTTAAGCATATACAGCAACACAGATTGGGCTGTAACAACGAAGCAAAAAACCCCAACGGGGATGAGGAAGGATCTAACAACGA GAATGATGTTATTGAAGATAATGACATTGGTAGCAATAAGAACACAGGAGACTGCTCTGAAATATTGGTTAGCACCAATTTAGACAGTGAAGCTATGAAACATGATACTGTaactgaggaggaagaaagtctTCAG gTGCCGGCCCTTCCTTTTGCTCAG ACTGCAGACTTATTGTTGAAACCATGTGGTAAAGATGCAGAAGTTGATGGAGAAAATAATAGTGAAAG gCAAAAGAGTATATTGCTTGGTGGTAATGACAAAATAACTTCAGAGGTGTTTCTG GATTCAACCAGCAAGACTTGTGATCTTAATGCAAATACTGATTCAGGGGTGTCAGGGGATGGCAACATTACTGTTTCTGAAGAAGCTGTGGGTGTCCAAGTACCACGTCTAGATCTGAAAAATGTATCGGATGGTGACAAATGGGAAG AtccatttcctgctttcaaATCCTGGCAGGAGGACAGTGAATCTGGAGAAGCACAGCTTTCCCCACAGGCTGGACGAATGACTAATCATCCTTTGGAAGAAGATTGTCACCCCGTATTGTCTCATCGTAGTTTGGATTTTGGACAAAGCCAACGTTTCTTGCATGATCCAGAAACATTAGATCCTTCATCCAAAGCACTTTCTTTTGTTAG aaCACGAAGAGCATCTTTTAGCTCTAAAGATGACAAAAGGGAAGACAAGACTCCGTATCAACTTGTCaagaaattacagagaaaaataaagcaatttgaggaacaatttgaaaaagagaaaaacagtaag ccCTCCTATAGTGATATTGCAGCCAACCCTAAAGTTTTGAAATGGATGACTGACCTTACCAAactgagaaagcaaataaaag atgCAAAGCAGAAGAGCTCAGATGGAGAGTTCATACCTCAAACACGTCCACGAAGTAACACACTTCCAAAAAGTTTTGGCTCTTCTCTTGACCAAgaggatgaagaaaatgaagatgagatGCGGGTTgtgcagaaagagaagaagccCTCCAAGGAAGCTACAGTTGAACTCATCTTGAAAAGATTAAAGGAGAAACGAGTTGAAAGATGTTTGCCAGAAGATATAAAA AAAATGACAAAGGACCATTTGGTAGAGGAGAAAACATCTCTTCAGAAAAGTCTCCTGTATTATGAAAGTCAGCATGGACGGCCG GTTACTAGAGAAGAAAGACATATTGTGAAGCCACTTTATGACAGATACAGACTTGTAAAACAAATGTTAACTAGAGCAAGCATTACTCCTATCCTT GGGTCGCCGTCAACCAAGAGGCGGGGGCAGGTGTTACAGCCCATTATTGAAGGTGAAACTGCccatttttttgaagaaattaag gaagaagaggaggaaagtgaTGGTTTGTCTGCAGACCTGAATGATATCTTAAAAACTGCTGTCCAAACACAGTCTGTTTTAAGCCCAGTTGAAAACTCGGAGTCTGATGTTGAAGATGGTCAAGAGAAACTGACCCGGGACCTTAGGCTGTCAAGCACCCGAGCTGCTTCTAT GCCAGAATTGTTGGAGCAACTGTGGAAAgccagagctgaaaaaaagaagctacGCAAGACTTTACGAGAATTTGAAGAGGAGTTTTATCAACAGAATGGAAG GAACGTGCAGAAAGAAGACCGGATTCCAATGCTTGATGAGTACAGGGAGtacaagaaaattaaagccAAACTTAGGCTGTTAGAAGTCCTTATCAGCAAACAAGACTCTTCAAAGTCAATATAA
- the FAM13B gene encoding protein FAM13B isoform X1, producing the protein MRKSSSPSLSNCNSVLANKIFGIPLDELQQEGQPDNEVPFIVRHVVDYIEEHGGLEQEGLFQVNGNAETVEWLRQRYDNGEDVDLVKEADVPSAISLLRFFLQELPEPVIPGSLHIHLMQLSQDYNNEDEFGRKLRFLLQQLPPVNYSLLKFLCKFLANVASHHEEIWSASSLAAVFGPDVFHIYTDVEDLKEQEIVSRIMAGLLENYYEFFENEEEDFSSTNDLSSITEQMNDLLEEEEDVKLEQSEELPEDGTEKPVERPAVVHLDMTGSVSDSKSVTASTSAHISPISILPASADILERTIRAAVEQHLFDLQSSLDHDLKHIQQHRLGCNNEAKNPNGDEEGSNNENDVIEDNDIGSNKNTGDCSEILVSTNLDSEAMKHDTVTEEEESLQVPALPFAQTADLLLKPCGKDAEVDGENNSERQKSILLGGNDKITSEVFLDSTSKTCDLNANTDSGVSGDGNITVSEEAVGVQVPRLDLKNVSDGDKWEAPCPITFPLIDFKTMHLQREGEDPFPAFKSWQEDSESGEAQLSPQAGRMTNHPLEEDCHPVLSHRSLDFGQSQRFLHDPETLDPSSKALSFVRTRRASFSSKDDKREDKTPYQLVKKLQRKIKQFEEQFEKEKNSKPSYSDIAANPKVLKWMTDLTKLRKQIKDAKQKSSDGEFIPQTRPRSNTLPKSFGSSLDQEDEENEDEMRVVQKEKKPSKEATVELILKRLKEKRVERCLPEDIKKMTKDHLVEEKTSLQKSLLYYESQHGRPVTREERHIVKPLYDRYRLVKQMLTRASITPILGSPSTKRRGQVLQPIIEGETAHFFEEIKEEEEESDGLSADLNDILKTAVQTQSVLSPVENSESDVEDGQEKLTRDLRLSSTRAASMPELLEQLWKARAEKKKLRKTLREFEEEFYQQNGRNVQKEDRIPMLDEYREYKKIKAKLRLLEVLISKQDSSKSI; encoded by the exons CTATTAGCCTTCTTAGATTTTTCCTTCAAGAACTTCCAGAGCCAGTTATCCCAGGCAGCTTGCACATACATTTGATGCAACTTTCGCAAG ATTATAATAATGAAGATGAATTTGGAAGAAAGTTGAGGTTCCTCTTGCAGCAGCTTCCACCTGTTAATTACAGTTTGCTAAAGTTTCTGTGTAAATTCTTAGCCAATGTAGCATCGCATCATGAAGAAATTTGGTCAGCAAGTTCCTTGGCTGCAGTCTTTGGTCCAGATGTCTTTCA CATTTACACAGATGTGGAGGATctgaaagaacaagaaatagtTAGCAGAATAATGGCGGGACTTCTGGAGAACTACTATgaattctttgaaaatgaagaggaagattTTTCATCTACTAATGATTTAAGCTCAATAACTGAGCAg ATGAATGATCTcttggaagaggaggaagatgtaAAGCTTGAGCAGTCTGAAGAACTTCCAGAAGATGGCACAGAGAAACCTGTTGAAAGGCCAGCTGTAGTACATCTAGATATGACAGGGAGTGTCTCAGATTCCAAGAGTGTTACAGCATCAACAAG TGCTCATATCTCTCCCATAAGTATTTTGCCAGCCTCTGCAGA catTTTAGAAAGAACAATTAGAGCAGCTGTGGAACAGCACCTTTTtgatctgcagagcagcttAGATCACGATCTTAAGCATATACAGCAACACAGATTGGGCTGTAACAACGAAGCAAAAAACCCCAACGGGGATGAGGAAGGATCTAACAACGA GAATGATGTTATTGAAGATAATGACATTGGTAGCAATAAGAACACAGGAGACTGCTCTGAAATATTGGTTAGCACCAATTTAGACAGTGAAGCTATGAAACATGATACTGTaactgaggaggaagaaagtctTCAG gTGCCGGCCCTTCCTTTTGCTCAG ACTGCAGACTTATTGTTGAAACCATGTGGTAAAGATGCAGAAGTTGATGGAGAAAATAATAGTGAAAG gCAAAAGAGTATATTGCTTGGTGGTAATGACAAAATAACTTCAGAGGTGTTTCTG GATTCAACCAGCAAGACTTGTGATCTTAATGCAAATACTGATTCAGGGGTGTCAGGGGATGGCAACATTACTGTTTCTGAAGAAGCTGTGGGTGTCCAAGTACCACGTCTAGATCTGAAAAATGTATCGGATGGTGACAAATGGGAAG cGCCATGCCCTATCACTTTTCCCCTCATTGATTTCAAAACAATGcatctgcagagagaaggggagg AtccatttcctgctttcaaATCCTGGCAGGAGGACAGTGAATCTGGAGAAGCACAGCTTTCCCCACAGGCTGGACGAATGACTAATCATCCTTTGGAAGAAGATTGTCACCCCGTATTGTCTCATCGTAGTTTGGATTTTGGACAAAGCCAACGTTTCTTGCATGATCCAGAAACATTAGATCCTTCATCCAAAGCACTTTCTTTTGTTAG aaCACGAAGAGCATCTTTTAGCTCTAAAGATGACAAAAGGGAAGACAAGACTCCGTATCAACTTGTCaagaaattacagagaaaaataaagcaatttgaggaacaatttgaaaaagagaaaaacagtaag ccCTCCTATAGTGATATTGCAGCCAACCCTAAAGTTTTGAAATGGATGACTGACCTTACCAAactgagaaagcaaataaaag atgCAAAGCAGAAGAGCTCAGATGGAGAGTTCATACCTCAAACACGTCCACGAAGTAACACACTTCCAAAAAGTTTTGGCTCTTCTCTTGACCAAgaggatgaagaaaatgaagatgagatGCGGGTTgtgcagaaagagaagaagccCTCCAAGGAAGCTACAGTTGAACTCATCTTGAAAAGATTAAAGGAGAAACGAGTTGAAAGATGTTTGCCAGAAGATATAAAA AAAATGACAAAGGACCATTTGGTAGAGGAGAAAACATCTCTTCAGAAAAGTCTCCTGTATTATGAAAGTCAGCATGGACGGCCG GTTACTAGAGAAGAAAGACATATTGTGAAGCCACTTTATGACAGATACAGACTTGTAAAACAAATGTTAACTAGAGCAAGCATTACTCCTATCCTT GGGTCGCCGTCAACCAAGAGGCGGGGGCAGGTGTTACAGCCCATTATTGAAGGTGAAACTGCccatttttttgaagaaattaag gaagaagaggaggaaagtgaTGGTTTGTCTGCAGACCTGAATGATATCTTAAAAACTGCTGTCCAAACACAGTCTGTTTTAAGCCCAGTTGAAAACTCGGAGTCTGATGTTGAAGATGGTCAAGAGAAACTGACCCGGGACCTTAGGCTGTCAAGCACCCGAGCTGCTTCTAT GCCAGAATTGTTGGAGCAACTGTGGAAAgccagagctgaaaaaaagaagctacGCAAGACTTTACGAGAATTTGAAGAGGAGTTTTATCAACAGAATGGAAG GAACGTGCAGAAAGAAGACCGGATTCCAATGCTTGATGAGTACAGGGAGtacaagaaaattaaagccAAACTTAGGCTGTTAGAAGTCCTTATCAGCAAACAAGACTCTTCAAAGTCAATATAA